The following proteins come from a genomic window of Pichia kudriavzevii chromosome 1, complete sequence:
- a CDS encoding uncharacterized protein (PKUD0A09190; similar to Saccharomyces cerevisiae YDL113C (ATG20); ancestral locus Anc_2.324) produces MPLGPDVIHNEVPPTGEGEIESNMVNCESRGKRRSSADKVTSRIATIMENRDSNLQIKIIDAGKSSDSHSHQLQNYVVYLIQLGTVTVKRRYSEFEALRKCLKKEFPTLIIPPIPEKQSLKSNIAFTTTNSFGFASSALSNTEHNNSVVVPNKSSDGTRPSDSIPMANLVEYRKRMLAAFLNKIFKVERLAESRFFLNFLDPEVSFLDYVTNKENNPLYRTSIYRLSPSRPLENLENQLYLTLPIPSSADSHLFKELSEEEQFQKFVSFEAKFIKYELVLSNISKLNKHLMKHIGELSEEISDLGSSFSQLSLIQDSTYIENIGRLFERHKLLLSALNSSINIGFMDKLMELKHFSITCKGLMEYNRKKIIQYKLIEKDLYNTRSRYKRYEVEEIRIRKIDQKMENVLHKGDGGNHENDEIVDPPITDEELQTALYSKSYNKPIYGKIPGVSKLNNIILKYVSDPNPDETRRTKFYNLKLRLFQLERQYQITQQDLGLINSAVMSELEVFHNWFKEELRKLVLAYNKFFKEYFMKSRDSWIETNSD; encoded by the coding sequence ATGCCATTGGGCCCAGACGTCATACATAATGAGGTACCTCCTACCggagaaggagaaattgaaagtaACATGGTGAATTGTGAATCACGGGGAAAAAGGAGATCAAGTGCAGATAAGGTTACTAGTAGGATCGCCACCATTATGGAAAACAGGGATTCGAATCTTCAGATAAAAATTATCGATGCTGGAAAATCCAGTGATTCTCATTCGCATCAACTGCAGAATTATGTTGTTTACTTGATTCAACTTGGCACAGTCACTGTGAAAAGAAGATACAGTGAATTTGAAGCGTTaagaaaatgtttgaagaaagagtTCCCAACGTTAATTATCCCTCCAATCCCTGAAAAGCAATCACTTAAATCAAACATTGCATTTACAACTACCAATTCTTTTGGATTTGCATCTTCTGCTTTGTCTAACACGGAACATAACAATTCGGTCGTGGTTCCAAACAAATCTAGCGACGGGACAAGGCCAAGTGATTCGATTCCGATGGCAAATTTGGTGGAATATAGAAAGCGGATGCTAGCTGCTTTCTTGaacaaaatattcaagGTGGAGAGATTAGCCGAATCCAGATTTTTTCTGAATTTCCTTGATCCAGAGGTCAGCTTCTTAGATTACGTTACCAATAAGGAGAATAACCCACTTTATAGAACGTCGATATACAGATTATCCCCATCCCGTCCATTGgagaatttggaaaaccaGTTATATTTGACTCTTCCGATACCGTCCTCAGCAGATTCTCATCTATTCAAGGAGCTTTCAGAAGAGGAGCagtttcaaaagtttgTGAGTTTTGAAGCgaaattcatcaaatacGAGCTTGTTTTGAGCAATATATCCAAACTAAATAAACACCTAATGAAGCATATTGGTGAACTAAGCGAAGAGATATCCGATTTAGGGTCGAGTTTTAGCCAGTTGTCCCTAATCCAAGATTCTActtatattgaaaacattgggAGATTGTTTGAGAGGCACAAATTGCTATTATCAGCCCTTAACTCATCTATTAACATTGGATTTATGGACAAACTAATGGAACTAAAACACTTCAGTATTACCTGCAAGGGCTTGATGGAGTACaatagaaagaaaatcatCCAATATAAACTAATTGAGAAAGATTTATACAATACACGATCACGGTATAAGAGAtatgaagttgaagagattCGGATACGTAAAATAGACCAGAAGATGGAAAATGTATTGCATAAGGGTGACGGTGGGAACCACGAAAACGATGAAATTGTCGACCCTCCCATtacagatgaagaattacAAACAGCATTATACAGCAAGTCATACAACAAACCTATATATGGCAAAATACCCGGTGTTAGTAAGCTCAATAACATTATTTTGAAGTATGTCAGTGATCCCAATCCCGATGAGACACgaagaacaaaattttATAATCTTAAGTTGCGTTTATTTCAACTTGAAAGACAGTATCAAATTACACAGCAAGATTTGGGTTTGATCAATTCCGCTGTGATGTCCGAACTCGAAGTTTTTCACAATTGGTTCAAAGAGGAGCTCAGAAAACTGGTTTTAGCATAcaacaaattcttcaaagaataCTTCATGAAGAGTAGAGACAGTTGGATTGAAACAAATAGTGACTGA
- a CDS encoding uncharacterized protein (PKUD0A09200): protein MSDIVHGITFAVSDISKVWKLAEYLSLFSLLVLKINNPIFKIGLALHVGLQVMLILLYSPMVYFKLIEGGQANNKQVSLGLIQKFVSFVPNMMYKLSRLALKLLITLLAKLTGASFKNVNIEPLASVITYLYIMLRKTLALVVSIYVTSEDDESKHTKAFAVYAVFVLIEMKYVKDLMRSFSAQSSRPSITEILKSIVKLDVTRNDTKSNQSTLNGLQTLRSRLLTVTALVVVFFLYLTFNNALEFIDDDKIWIATAKTIVMIDALFIESLIVELLGLDLKFLNKNNTLV from the coding sequence ATGTCAGACATTGTGCATGGGATTACTTTTGCTGTAAGTGACATTTCTAAAGTTTGGAAACTTGCTGAATACTTGTCTCTATTTTCCCTATTGGTACTGAAGATCAACAAcccaattttcaaaattgggCTAGCTTTGCATGTTGGCCTACAGGTGATGCTTATCCTGTTGTATTCCCCGATGGTTTATTTCAAACTAATTGAGGGGGGTCAGGCGAATAATAAGCAGGTTTCTCTTGGtttgattcaaaaatttgTAAGTTTTGTCCCAAATATGATGTACAAATTATCAAGGCTTGCTTTGAAATTGCTTATAACTCTATTGGCCAAACTTACAGGTGCTTCATTTAAGAATGTCAATATTGAACCATTAGCGTCTGTTATAACATACCTGTATATTATGCTACGAAAAACATTGGCTTTGGTTGTCTCTATTTATGTGACaagtgaagatgatgaatctAAACATACGAAAGCATTTGCAGTATATGCCGTATTTGTTCTCATTGAAATGAAATATGTGAAAGATTTAATGAGATCATTTTCAGCACAAAGTTCTAGACCTTCAATTACCGAAATTCTGAAATCTATTGTTAAATTAGATGTCACTAGAAATGATACAAAATCCAACCAAAGTACCCTGAATGGCTTGCAAACTCTACGTAGCCGCCTCCTAACTGTCACGGCTttagttgttgttttctttctttatcTCACATTCAACAATGCTTTagaatttattgatgatgataaaatATGGATCGCTACTGCCAAAACGATCGTTATGATTGATGCACTATTTATCGAAAGTTTGATTGTTGAGTTACTTGGCCTCGATCTGAAATTcttaaacaaaaataatacTCTTGTTTGA
- a CDS encoding uncharacterized protein (PKUD0A09210; similar to Saccharomyces cerevisiae YDR182W (CDC1); ancestral locus Anc_8.383), which produces MWLKAKNRHNSRGGLDISGYEEQKLENLKPSSTKSRSKRSWFIQHIRWKQLIILWVISLIIVNYFERVKPYYTLKKCMWKKWEDWPSESDPHHTVIIGDPQIVDEYSYPSRGWIGMKITQFFSDNYLHRNHNLINRVLKPDSIIFSGDLFDGGREWNDTRWIKEYKRFNNVFNPLEGVRQFRQIPGNHDVGFGNGVDFAKYARFKAYFGDADEVVTLGNHSIVLIDTVSLSCSEDENVSKRSREFLDSFKESSPYKQHPRIVFSHVPLYRFNEFQKCGNLRESKSKFPVVRGKQYQTVLEYQLSTEILNNIEPIMLFSGDDHDYCHVRHPISSNAEHTQDKFTFTENDHPGVEYADEVTLKVSSMTGGIKRPGIQLLSMWNPGGEENLTWKSTHSGLKTVDSKTAKTHLCYLPSGLQPLIHYATFVALGIFWIYVCSFNVNLGRRLHSSFKKGLQRFVGILGKIYRGGSQSVELPHLKGKKPPSLLKRYVDSIIIEWDIERENDFTTFLANSFIFVATLFFTLLWYFNSI; this is translated from the coding sequence atgTGGCTGAAAGCTAAAAACAGACACAATAGTAGAGGTGGATTGGATATTAGTGGAtatgaagaacaaaagcTGGAGAATTTGAAACCGAGCTCAACCAAAAGCAGAAGCAAAAGATCCTGGTTTATCCAGCACATCAGATGGAAGCAGCTGATTATTTTGTGGGTAATCTCTCTAATTATTGTGAATTATTTTGAGAGAGTAAAGCCTTACTAtactttgaagaaatgcATGTGGAAGAAATGGGAAGATTGGCCAAGTGAATCAGATCCTCACCATACAGTTATAATCGGCGATCCTCAAATAGTCGACGAATACTCGTATCCATCTCGTGGCTGGATAGGAATGAAGATAACACAGTTTTTCAGTGATAATTATCTACACAGAAATCACAATCTCATAAACAGAGTTTTGAAACCTGATAGTATAATTTTTTCTGGAGATTTATTTGACGGTGGAAGAGAATGGAATGATACCAGATGGATCAAAGAATATAAGAGATTCAATAATGTTTTTAATCCACTGGAAGGCGTTCGACAATTCCGACAAATACCAGGAAATCATGACGttggatttggaaatgGTGTTGATTTTGCCAAATATGCTAGATTTAAAGCTTATTTTGGTGACGCAGATGAAGTAGTCACACTGGGTAACCATTCCATTGTGCTAATTGATACAGTTTCCCTCTCTTGCTCTGAAGACGAAAATGTAAGTAAGAGATCCAGAGAATTTTTGGATAGTTTCAAGGAGTCCAGTCCTTATAAACAACATCCAAGAATTGTCTTCTCTCATGTTCCACTATATAGATTCAATGAGTTTCAGAAATGTGGAAATTTAAGAGAATCCAAATCAAAGTTTCCTGTTGTCAGAGGGAAACAATACCAAACTGTTTTGGAATACCAACTAAGCACTgaaatattgaataatATTGAACCCATAATGCTTTTCTCTGGGGATGACCATGATTATTGCCATGTACGCCATCCAATTTCAAGCAATGCCGAGCATACACAAGATAAATTCACATTCACAGAAAACGACCATCCGGGCGTCGAATATGCAGATGAAGTCACTTTGAAAGTATCATCAATGACAGGCGGAATAAAGCGTCCCGGTATTCAGCTACTCAGTATGTGGAACCCAGGTGGTGAGGAGAACTTAACATGGAAAAGCACTCACAGTGGCCTGAAGACAGTAGATTCTAAGACTGCAAAGACACATTTATGCTACCTACCGTCAGGATTGCAGCCTCTTATTCATTATGCCACTTTTGTTGCATTGGGTATATTTTGGATTTATGTTTGTTCTTTTAATGTTAATCTAGGGCGGAGGCTACATTCAAGTTTTAAGAAAGGTCTACAACGTTTTGTAGGGATTTTGGGGAAAATATATAGAGGAGGTAGTCAAAGTGTTGAACTACCTCATTTAAAAGGCAAAAAGCCACCATctttattgaaaagataTGTGGACTCCATCATTATCGAATGGGATatagagagagaaaatgatTTTACTACATTTTTGGctaattctttcatttttgtagctactctttttttcacaTTATTATGGTATTTTAATTCTATATAA
- a CDS encoding uncharacterized protein (PKUD0A09220; similar to Saccharomyces cerevisiae YDR181C (SAS4); ancestral locus Anc_8.382): protein MSPEGNRRRRSLRSKSVLSNGACGKNGVHGLVGLEMTALRKSFNGGTKYDFDKFIADSIPEQYAIKVLNDEKELDEYLDCRELREYNQKGADFSFKEMAEQLKGKFQTNLVEHPRDKPLVKIYKVSDSDALDDSLYSVTNEKLAKREKRYMAADKVRLLTEVDDCIEVLSLLGIDIRKGNMKSVLSSYIVEDNELSDEQLFRLSHLLGTITKINDPLDTHEMILKYRLTVREIRSFLLRYIKIKTLETLLKKEMNYLGTTELYSEPTTEQDIEALKEKRLRYRDQRIGKVVKVKFKEGVELNIDPISSPTVSVRDTKKPRWEMKHT, encoded by the coding sequence ATGTCGCCGGAGGGTAACCggagaaggagaagttTACGTTCCAAAAGCGTGTTGTCCAATGGAGCCTGTGGGAAAAATGGAGTTCATGGGCTTGTTGGCTTGGAGATGACGGCATTAAGAAAATCATTTAATGGTGGGACCAAGTATGATTTTGACAAGTTCATAGCAGATTCCATCCCAGAGCAATACGCAATTAAAGTGTTAAATGACGAGAAGGAGTTGGATGAGTATCTGGATTGCAGGGAGTTGAGGGAATACAATCAAAAAGGGGCAGACTTCTCCTTCAAAGAGATGGCCGAACAACTGAAGGGGAAGTTCCAAACCAATTTGGTTGAGCATCCACGGGATAAACCATTAGTGAAAATATACAAAGTATCAGACTCTGATGCTTTAGATGACAGCCTATATAGTGTAACAAACGAAAAATTGGCGAAGCGAGAGAAACGCTACATGGCTGCAGATAAGGTTCGGTTGTTGACAGAAGTCGATGACTGTATTGAAGTACTGTCTTTACTGGGGATAGACATCAGAAAGGGTAATATGAAGAGTGTCCTCAGCTCATATATAGTTGAAGATAATGAGCTTAGTGATGAACAGCTATTCAGGCTGAGCCATTTATTGGGTACTattacaaaaataaatgatCCATTAGACACGCATGAGATGATACTCAAATATAGACTCACTGTACGAGAGATTCGTTCATTTTTGCTGAGGTATATAAAGATCAAAACATTGGAGACATTACTGAAAAAAGAGATGAATTACCTAGGAACAACGGAGCTCTACTCTGAGCCAACTACAGAACAGGATATCGAGGCTCTTAAGGAGAAACGTTTAAGATATCGAGACCAGCGGATAGGGAAGGTTGTTAAAGTCAAATTCAAGGAGGGTGTAGAGCTTAATATTGATCCAATTTCCTCTCCCACAGTGTCAGTTCGAGACACAAAGAAACCCAGGTGGGAGATGAAGCACACATAA
- a CDS encoding uncharacterized protein (PKUD0A09230; similar to Saccharomyces cerevisiae YJL204C (RCY1); ancestral locus Anc_1.131), translating into MVQLLVLPMGNDVGPGEIPGSILERIAENIQNLNDLVNFSLINKHTYNAVMNNHGLWVQKLKTLGTWSDHDNDKLVRNDVEEAKLTPLNCFTFKISDVNISRVVFISIYKQMAPILKQLLIDNNVDIQNVDIFNQYSTPISQAKLFTSISIFLKLYLDDDEYSTYIMRFNTILNLFVSSLIKEIDLQLKDEKYEVVLNLITALDYLNIDHEKITIDPLESLLEYFIDKYNEEYIRLLNEDDFQNQWFIKENENAAPKRGIVKGYSFDFDKIDEMLDQVKILLDRQLNQVNMIFRSDRDNKIIGRNIDEIPIILKIIENFLSNYLIGGLFDRIISKSRQIDSLDDIVNPQFYQSQQNNSETTPTLQDEDHNDATNPFINITNEKSLFFQCVPYIYSRCISTLQNLKYPNTEIIQDSNEKTSMDYIRIVCGFVNYYYEQYLIDFSNELPKQCHLSLIQLINAWQTNNQKVQRNVENEILKLVDEDDNDNKKSNFEIFNAFTNLFTFRSKDLKKSELDKGIEDESEIGKGGETERKSDGENEKVEEVKLTHMAAKLKILAGKVENLKSLVSLDLTIILLQHIKNSYDLLIGLTKYSTTQQLNKQIHQTCMNIYSDMLNLLINNHIKPGFLEALERLKNYKPVNITKDGNSKPIMGNQTVEPVNNFIELVDVGDLILQMINVFYEHELVDTGIIPSSNQYSRDFLRMNNVEKLIKLLESTLDKYVANGLDISIDIIISEIRFKVEECVGPIPLNNKSKSNTSTISSRQIAPASTTVVVSSAPSSSASASLRTASSHSTTLACNIAHSSSVYNIETIEMLPLNEGHTSEWCNICLNVLKSHFSLLQDSIDKSIMDVFKQELGDRLITLLIQLLMKKFQISTIGGIQFSYDINSLYGYYQENRIKPAIEYLIGFKKIDQLYLVDCSSRSSSEFKAQCKSLGKLIIDVGRDNGVFTPEEVYQFVSRRTDWDRIKRNIDKVVYGLGADDCVIM; encoded by the coding sequence ATGGTGCAACTTCTTGTTCTGCCGATGGGTAATGATGTTGGTCCTGGTGAGATTCCGGGGTCTATCCTTGAAAGAATTGCGGAAAACATTCAAAACCTCAACGATTTGGTAAATTTCAGTTTAATCAACAAACATACATACAATGCGGTAATGAATAATCATGGATTATGGGTTCAAAAGCTCAAGACTTTAGGAACTTGGTCTGACCATGACAATGATAAGCTAGTGAGAAACGATGTGGAGGAGGCCAAACTGACCCCATTGAACTGTTTCACATTTAAGATTAGTGATGTTAATATCTCAAGAGTTGTTTTTATTAGTATATATAAACAGATGGCACCAATATTGAAACAGCTTTTGATTGACAATAACGTggatattcaaaatgtggatattttcaatcaatATAGTACACCGATTAGTCAAGCAAAGCTATTCACAAGTATCAGTATCTTTTTAAAGCTATATCTTGACGATGATGAGTACAGCACTTATATTATGAGATTCAATACTATTCTAAATTTATTTGTGAGTTCGttaataaaagaaattgacCTTCAACTGAAAGACGAAAAATATGAGGTTGTTTTAAATTTGATCACTGCACTAGATTATTTGAATATCGatcatgaaaaaattaCGATTGACCCACTTGAGTCGTTACTTGAGTACTTTATCGATAAATATAATGAAGAATATATACGGCTACtcaatgaagatgattttcaaaatcagtggtttatcaaagaaaatgaaaatgccGCTCCTAAACGTGGTATTGTAAAAGGGtattcttttgattttgataaaattgatgaaatgttAGACCAGGTTAAAATATTGCTAGATAGACAGTTAAATCAAGTGAATATGATATTTAGATCTGATAGGGATAATAAAATTATCGGGCGTaacattgatgaaatccCAATCatattgaaaattattgaaaacttcttGAGTAATTATCTGATTGGTGGATTATTTGATAGgattatttcaaaatctaGGCAGATTGACTCCCTAGATGATATAGTCAATCCACAGTTTTACCAATCACAGCAGAATAATAGCGAAACAACACCAACTTTGCAAGATGAAGACCATAATGATGCAACTAATCCATTCATAAATATAACCAACGAGAAATCActgttttttcaatgtgtTCCGTATATTTACTCTAGATGCATCTCAACATTACAAAATTTAAAGTATCCAAATACAGAGATAATACAAGATTCGAATGAAAAAACATCGATGGATTACATTAGAATTGTTTGTGGCTTCGTTAATTATTATTATGAACAGTACCtcattgatttctccaaCGAGTTGCCTAAACAATGTCACTTATcattgattcaattgataaatGCATGGCAGACAAACAATCAAAAGGTTCAGAGGAATGTCGAGAACGAGATTCTCAAACTGgtagatgaagatgataacGACAATAAAAAATCTaattttgagatttttaATGCGTTTACTAATCTTTTCACTTTTAGATCGAAggacttgaagaaaagtgAATTGGATAAGGGGATTGAAGATGAGAGTGAAATCGGCAAAGGAGGGGAAACTGAAAGGAAAAGTGATGGCGAAAAtgagaaggttgaagaGGTTAAATTGACACATATGGCTGcaaaactgaaaattcTAGCAggtaaagttgaaaatttgaaaagctTGGTTTCTCTTGATTTAACAATTATATTGTTGCAACATATTAAAAACAGCTATGATCTGCTGATTGGATTAACCAAATATTCCACAACCCAACAGctaaacaaacaaatccaTCAGACCTGTATGAATATCTATAGTGATATGCTTAACCTCTTAATCAATAATCACATTAAGCCCGGATTTTTGGAAGCCTTAGAAAGATTAAAGAATTATAAGCCTGTTAATATCACGAAAGACGGTAACAGCAAACCAATTATGGGTAATCAAACAGTAGAGCCTGTTAATAATTTTATCGAGCTAGTCGATGTTGGAGATCTTATTTTACAAATGATCAATGTCTTCTATGAGCACGAACTTGTGGATACTGGAATAATACCATCGAGTAATCAATATTCTAGAGATTTTCTACGTATGAATAATGTTGAGAAGTTAATTAAGTTACTAGAATCAACACTTGATAAGTATGTTGCCAATGGGCTAGACATCAGTATTGATATAATAATATCTGAAATTCGCtttaaagttgaagagtGCGTTGGGCCAATTCCATTGAACAATAAATCCAAGTCAAATACATCTACTATTTCATCACGGCAAATTGCACCTGCTTCGACTACAGTGGTAGTTTCATCAGCCCCATCATCATCGGCATCAGCATCGCTGAGGACGGCATCATCCCATTCTACAACGCTTGCATGTAACATTGCGCATTCATCTAGTGTATATAATattgaaacaattgaaaTGTTACCATTAAATGAGGGGCATACAAGTGAATGGTGTAACATATGTCTCAATGTATTAAAATCACATTTCTCGTTGCTCCAAGATTCGATTGACAAGTCAATAATGGATGTGTTTAAGCAGGAACTTGGAGACAGATTGATTACATTATTGATTCAGCTCttaatgaagaaattccaaatatCGACTATTGGTGGTATACAATTCAGTTACGATATTAATTCACTGTATGGATACTATCAGGAGAATAGGATCAAGCCGGCAATAGAGTATCTCATTGGTTTCAAAAAGATTGACCAGTTATATTTGGTTGATTGCTCAAGTCGGTCATCAAGCGAATTCAAGGCCCAATGTAAATCCTTGGGAAAGCTGATTATCGACGTTGGACGAGACAATGGAGTTTTCACTCCCGAAGAGGTATATCAATTTGTTTCCAGACGTACTGATTGGGATAGGATCAAGAGGAACATCGATAAGGTGGTGTATGGGTTAGGGGCCGA